The following coding sequences lie in one Labrus bergylta chromosome 5, fLabBer1.1, whole genome shotgun sequence genomic window:
- the zmynd8 gene encoding MYND-type zinc finger-containing chromatin reader ZMYND8 isoform X1 has translation MQEGWESQGTVQSGVPRGINRCVAEDEGQFETKTEEMEISTRSKDTGSTERMTHKRKIPSPSHSSNGHSSAETSPCPVKKKKKPGALGNSKDQSELRHGPFYYVKQPALTSDPVDVVPQDGRNDFYCWLCHREGQVLCCELCPRVYHAKCLKLPAEPEGDWFCPECEKITVAECIETQSKAMMMLTIEQLSYLLKFALQKMKQPGDHPRLSSRSPHAASTQRKTFNWTEPFQKPVSLEQHPDYAEYIFHPMDLCTLEKNIKKKMYGCTEAFLADAKWILHNCIIYNGGNHKLTATAKVIVKICEHEMNEIEVCPECYLSACQKRDNWFCEPCSNPHPLVWAKLKGFPFWPAKALRDKDGQVDARFFGQHDRAWVPLNNCYLMSKEIPFSVKKTKSIFNSAMQEMEVYVENMRKKFGVFNYASFRTPYTPDNNFQMLLDPSNPSSTPVKPEKQEKIKLSFDMTASPKIALSRTMLSGVGVGGSTTGRRLPLSEMPRSPMSTNSSAHTGSDGEQESADKSQSKAPNNQFITGEESMDCAASPANPRAGPAGSSLESPKPFHSPAPGILKQEKTPATGSILNLNLDRSKAEMDLKELSETVQQKQEAKPVLTSPKRQIKSRFQLNLDKTIESCKAQLGIDEISVDVYKGVEQSESEDSDKSDSSDSEYASDEEQRTKDGQDTEPSEEAQKEPTQSKVKEQNPLSQDKEGKADSPTAPESSAENTSATSQDASNKVKIGKDSEKDCSEKTKGAPTLSGPREKAHVKEDTKQLLEDSDSERELVIDLGEDQGGKDRKRSRKNNNIAKESSASKLEGKAQTPSAVPSQSSAAPSTASNASTQSPMAIPVPMVSFTTPSPATASLTTVSSATANTPSSTSSSPSASATPALKKQRPLLPRETVPVVQRAVVWNTTAKFQTSSQKWHMQKVQRQQQNQQPVAATQMQASSPRQGQAQVLTQTQAAGNSSTAVSSSSTQQSSQSTRYQTRQAVKAVQQKDPPISTSTSAVTLVSSSPASVSIMAASGSGTAATSTPVATDLYIPTASADVAADIAKYTNKIMDAIKGTMTEIYNDLSKSTSGNTIAEIRRLRIEIEKLQWLHQQELSEMKHNLELTMAEMRQSLEQERERLVTEVKKQMELEKQQAVDETKKKQWCANCRKEAIFYCCWNTSYCDYPCQQAHWPEHMKSCTQSATAPQQEPEAESTADPPNKGLGQTSSGSNSLRDTPVSAPTDKDCDMEKSTDNVAVTLS, from the exons TGTGGCAGAGGACGAAGGACAATTTGAGACTAAAACAGAAGAAATGGAGATCTCAACACGGTCCAAAG ACACAGGGTCAACAGAGAGGATGACCCATAAACGTAAGATACCGAGTCCTTCTCACTCATCCAATGGCCACTCCTCTGCTGAAACCTCCCCCTGCCcagtgaaaaagaagaagaaaccaggTGCTCTTGGCAACAGCAAAGACCAG TCAGAACTAAGACATGGTCCCTTTTACTATGTGAAGCAGCCAGCACTCACATCAGACCCTGTTGATGTTGTACCGCAGGACGGCAGGAATGACTTCTACTGCTGGTTGTGCCACCGCGAGGGCCAGGTGCTCTGCTGTGAGCTCTGCCCCAGGGTGTACCACGCCAAGTGCCTCAAACTACCAGCTGAGCCCGAGGGCGACTGGTTCTGTCCGGAGTGTGAG AAAATAACAGTCGCTGAGTGTATAGAGACACAAAGCAAAGCCATGATGATGCTAACTATAGAGCAGCTGTCTTACCTTCTTAAGTTTGCCCTTCAGAAGATGAAGCAGCCGGGT GATCATCCCCGCTTGTCATCTCGCTCCCCCCATGCAGCTTCCACGCAGAGAAAGACTTTTAATTGG ACCGAACCCTTCCAGAAACCTGTATCTCTCGAACAACATCCAGATTACGCAGAGTACATTTTTCACCCTATGGATCTTTGCACGCTAGAGAAG aatattaaaaagaaaatgtatggcTGCACAGAGGCGTTCTTGGCGGATGCAAAATGGATTTTGCACAACTGTATTATATACAATGGAG GCAATCACAAACTTACAGCAACTGCTAAAGTGATAGTAAAAATCTGTGAACATGAG ATGAACGAGATTGAAGTGTGTCCTGAGTGTTACCTGTCTGCTTGCCAGAAGAGAGACAACTGGTTCTGTGAGCCTTGT agtaATCCACACCCTCTTGTGTGGGCTAAACTGAAAGGCTTTCCATTCTGGCCTGCTAAAGCTCTGCGCGATAAGGATGGACAGGTGGATGCACGGTTTTTTGGTCAGCATGACAG GGCTTGGGTTCCATTAAACAATTGCTACCTCATGTCAAAAGAGATTCCATTTTCTGTGAAGAAGACCAAAAGCATCTTCAACAGCGCCATGCAGGAGATGGAGGTCTATGTggaaaacatgagaaagaagtTTGGGGTCTTTAACTATGCCTCCTTCAGGACACCCTACACTCCTGACAATAACTTCCAGATGCTGCTGGATCCCTCGAACCCGTCATCAACACCTGTCAAACCTGAGAAACAGGAGAAGATCAAGCTGAGTTTTGATATGACTGCATCGCCGAAGATTGCATTGTCCAGGACCATGTTATCTGGGGTTGGTGTGGGAGGGAGCACCACAGGCAGGCGGCTTCCTCTCAGTGAGATGCCTCGTTCTCCCATGAGCACCAACTCCTCTGCCCACACGGGTTCAGATGGGGAACAGGAGTCAGCAGACAAGTCCCAATCAAAGGCTCCAAACAACCAGTTCATCACAGGAGAGGAGTCCATGGACTGTGCAG CATCACCTGCCAATCCCAGAGCCGGTCCTGCAGGCAGTTCCTTGGAAAGCCCTAAACCATTTCACTCTCCAGCTCCTGGCATCCTCAAGCAGGAGAAAACACCAGCGACTGGCAGCATTCTGAACCTTAATTTAG ACAGGAGCAAGGCTGAAATGGACCTGAAGGAGCTAAGTGAAACAGTTCAGCAGAAACAAGAAGCCAAACCAGTCCTCACGTCTCCAAAAAGACAGATCAAGAGCCGTTTCCAGCTGAACTTGGACAAAACGATTGAGAGTTGCAAGGCACAGCTTG GTATAGACGAGATCTCTGTTGATGTGTATAAAGGTGTGGAACAGAGTGAATCAGAAGACTCAGACAAGTCTGACTCCAGCGACAGCGAGTATGCCAGTGATGAGGAACAAAGGACTAAGGATGGTCAGGATACAGAACCCAGTGAAGAAGCACAGAAGGAGCCCACACAAAGTAAAGTCAAAGAACAAAATCCCCTGAGCCAAGATAAGGAGGGTAAGGCCGATTCTCCTACGGCTCCGGAGTCTTCAGCAGAAAACACCTCTGCAACATCACAAGATGCTtcaaataaagtgaaaataGGCAAAGATTCAGAGAAAGACTGCTCAGAGAAGACCAAAGGAGCTCCGACATTATCTGGTCCCAGAGAGAAGGCACATGTGAAAGAAGATACAAAGCAGCTTTTGGAGGACTCTgactcagagagagagctggttATAGACCTTGGAGAGGACCAGGGAGGCAAggacaggaagaggagcaggaaaaataacaacattgCTAAAGAATCATCTGCAAGTAAACTTGAAG GTAAAGCCCAGACCCCATCAGCAGTCCCTTCTCAAAGCAGTGCAGCTCCCTCCACAGCCTCCAATGCTTCCACGCAGTCCCCTATGGCAATCCCTGTCCCTATGGTCTCCTTCACTACTCCTTCTCCTGCCACTGCAAGCCTTACAACCGTGTCCAGTGCCACTGCAAacaccccctcctccacctcctcctcgcCTTCAGCCTCCGCAACACCCGCATTGAAgaaacagcgccctctgctgccCAGAGAGACAGTGCCGGTTGTGCAGAGAGCTGTGGTGTGGAATACAACAGCCAAATTTCAGACCTCCTCTCAGAAGTGGCACATGCAGAAGGTGCAGCGTCAGCAACAGAACCAGCAACCGGTGGCAGCCACACAGATGCAGGCATCCTCTCCCAGGCAAGGCCAGGCTCAAGTGCTGACCCAGACACAGGCCGCTGGGAACAGCTCAACAGCCGTATCCTCATCTTCAACACAGCAGTCTTCACAAAGCACACGCTATCAGACCAGACAGGCCGTAAAAG CTGTTCAACAAAAAGACCCCCCGATCAGCACATCCACCTCGGCTGTAACCCTTGTGTCCAGTAGTCCAGCTTCTGTTTCCATTATGGCAGCTTCAGGTTCAGGCACAGCTGCTACATCTACGCCAGTGGCAACAGACCTCTATATTCCCACTGCCTCAGCAGATGTGGCTGCAGACATTGCCAAGTACACAAATAAA ATAATGGATGCAATAAAAGGTACAATGACAGAAATATACAACGACCTTTCGAAGAGCACTTCAGGGAATACAATAGCTGAG atAAGACGACTAAGAATCGAAATAGAAAAATTGCAATGGCTTCATCAACAAGAGTTGTCCGAAATGAAGCACAATCTTG AGCTGACAATGGCTGAGATGAGGCAAAGTctggagcaggagagagagcggTTGGTGACTGAGGTGAAGAAACAGATGGAGCTAGAGAAGCAGCAAGCAGTGGATGAGACAAAGAAGAAACAGTGGTGTGCTAACTGCAGAAAAGAGGCCATCTTCTACTGCTGCTGGAACACCAGCTACTGTGATTACCCCTGCCAGCAGGCCCACTGGCCTGAACACATGAAGTCCTGCACCCAGTCAG CCACGGCCCCGCAGCAAGAACCTGAGGCTGAGTCAACAGCTGACCCCCCAAACAAAGGTTTAGGACAGACGAGCAGTGGCTCTAATTCTCTCAGAGACACGCCGGTCTCTGCACCGACTGACAAAGactgtgacatggagaagagcACTGACAATGTTGCTGTCACTTTGTCCTAA
- the zmynd8 gene encoding MYND-type zinc finger-containing chromatin reader ZMYND8 isoform X2 encodes MHPQSVAEDEGQFETKTEEMEISTRSKDTGSTERMTHKRKIPSPSHSSNGHSSAETSPCPVKKKKKPGALGNSKDQSELRHGPFYYVKQPALTSDPVDVVPQDGRNDFYCWLCHREGQVLCCELCPRVYHAKCLKLPAEPEGDWFCPECEKITVAECIETQSKAMMMLTIEQLSYLLKFALQKMKQPGDHPRLSSRSPHAASTQRKTFNWTEPFQKPVSLEQHPDYAEYIFHPMDLCTLEKNIKKKMYGCTEAFLADAKWILHNCIIYNGGNHKLTATAKVIVKICEHEMNEIEVCPECYLSACQKRDNWFCEPCSNPHPLVWAKLKGFPFWPAKALRDKDGQVDARFFGQHDRAWVPLNNCYLMSKEIPFSVKKTKSIFNSAMQEMEVYVENMRKKFGVFNYASFRTPYTPDNNFQMLLDPSNPSSTPVKPEKQEKIKLSFDMTASPKIALSRTMLSGVGVGGSTTGRRLPLSEMPRSPMSTNSSAHTGSDGEQESADKSQSKAPNNQFITGEESMDCAASPANPRAGPAGSSLESPKPFHSPAPGILKQEKTPATGSILNLNLDRSKAEMDLKELSETVQQKQEAKPVLTSPKRQIKSRFQLNLDKTIESCKAQLGIDEISVDVYKGVEQSESEDSDKSDSSDSEYASDEEQRTKDGQDTEPSEEAQKEPTQSKVKEQNPLSQDKEGKADSPTAPESSAENTSATSQDASNKVKIGKDSEKDCSEKTKGAPTLSGPREKAHVKEDTKQLLEDSDSERELVIDLGEDQGGKDRKRSRKNNNIAKESSASKLEGKAQTPSAVPSQSSAAPSTASNASTQSPMAIPVPMVSFTTPSPATASLTTVSSATANTPSSTSSSPSASATPALKKQRPLLPRETVPVVQRAVVWNTTAKFQTSSQKWHMQKVQRQQQNQQPVAATQMQASSPRQGQAQVLTQTQAAGNSSTAVSSSSTQQSSQSTRYQTRQAVKAVQQKDPPISTSTSAVTLVSSSPASVSIMAASGSGTAATSTPVATDLYIPTASADVAADIAKYTNKIMDAIKGTMTEIYNDLSKSTSGNTIAEIRRLRIEIEKLQWLHQQELSEMKHNLELTMAEMRQSLEQERERLVTEVKKQMELEKQQAVDETKKKQWCANCRKEAIFYCCWNTSYCDYPCQQAHWPEHMKSCTQSATAPQQEPEAESTADPPNKGLGQTSSGSNSLRDTPVSAPTDKDCDMEKSTDNVAVTLS; translated from the exons TGTGGCAGAGGACGAAGGACAATTTGAGACTAAAACAGAAGAAATGGAGATCTCAACACGGTCCAAAG ACACAGGGTCAACAGAGAGGATGACCCATAAACGTAAGATACCGAGTCCTTCTCACTCATCCAATGGCCACTCCTCTGCTGAAACCTCCCCCTGCCcagtgaaaaagaagaagaaaccaggTGCTCTTGGCAACAGCAAAGACCAG TCAGAACTAAGACATGGTCCCTTTTACTATGTGAAGCAGCCAGCACTCACATCAGACCCTGTTGATGTTGTACCGCAGGACGGCAGGAATGACTTCTACTGCTGGTTGTGCCACCGCGAGGGCCAGGTGCTCTGCTGTGAGCTCTGCCCCAGGGTGTACCACGCCAAGTGCCTCAAACTACCAGCTGAGCCCGAGGGCGACTGGTTCTGTCCGGAGTGTGAG AAAATAACAGTCGCTGAGTGTATAGAGACACAAAGCAAAGCCATGATGATGCTAACTATAGAGCAGCTGTCTTACCTTCTTAAGTTTGCCCTTCAGAAGATGAAGCAGCCGGGT GATCATCCCCGCTTGTCATCTCGCTCCCCCCATGCAGCTTCCACGCAGAGAAAGACTTTTAATTGG ACCGAACCCTTCCAGAAACCTGTATCTCTCGAACAACATCCAGATTACGCAGAGTACATTTTTCACCCTATGGATCTTTGCACGCTAGAGAAG aatattaaaaagaaaatgtatggcTGCACAGAGGCGTTCTTGGCGGATGCAAAATGGATTTTGCACAACTGTATTATATACAATGGAG GCAATCACAAACTTACAGCAACTGCTAAAGTGATAGTAAAAATCTGTGAACATGAG ATGAACGAGATTGAAGTGTGTCCTGAGTGTTACCTGTCTGCTTGCCAGAAGAGAGACAACTGGTTCTGTGAGCCTTGT agtaATCCACACCCTCTTGTGTGGGCTAAACTGAAAGGCTTTCCATTCTGGCCTGCTAAAGCTCTGCGCGATAAGGATGGACAGGTGGATGCACGGTTTTTTGGTCAGCATGACAG GGCTTGGGTTCCATTAAACAATTGCTACCTCATGTCAAAAGAGATTCCATTTTCTGTGAAGAAGACCAAAAGCATCTTCAACAGCGCCATGCAGGAGATGGAGGTCTATGTggaaaacatgagaaagaagtTTGGGGTCTTTAACTATGCCTCCTTCAGGACACCCTACACTCCTGACAATAACTTCCAGATGCTGCTGGATCCCTCGAACCCGTCATCAACACCTGTCAAACCTGAGAAACAGGAGAAGATCAAGCTGAGTTTTGATATGACTGCATCGCCGAAGATTGCATTGTCCAGGACCATGTTATCTGGGGTTGGTGTGGGAGGGAGCACCACAGGCAGGCGGCTTCCTCTCAGTGAGATGCCTCGTTCTCCCATGAGCACCAACTCCTCTGCCCACACGGGTTCAGATGGGGAACAGGAGTCAGCAGACAAGTCCCAATCAAAGGCTCCAAACAACCAGTTCATCACAGGAGAGGAGTCCATGGACTGTGCAG CATCACCTGCCAATCCCAGAGCCGGTCCTGCAGGCAGTTCCTTGGAAAGCCCTAAACCATTTCACTCTCCAGCTCCTGGCATCCTCAAGCAGGAGAAAACACCAGCGACTGGCAGCATTCTGAACCTTAATTTAG ACAGGAGCAAGGCTGAAATGGACCTGAAGGAGCTAAGTGAAACAGTTCAGCAGAAACAAGAAGCCAAACCAGTCCTCACGTCTCCAAAAAGACAGATCAAGAGCCGTTTCCAGCTGAACTTGGACAAAACGATTGAGAGTTGCAAGGCACAGCTTG GTATAGACGAGATCTCTGTTGATGTGTATAAAGGTGTGGAACAGAGTGAATCAGAAGACTCAGACAAGTCTGACTCCAGCGACAGCGAGTATGCCAGTGATGAGGAACAAAGGACTAAGGATGGTCAGGATACAGAACCCAGTGAAGAAGCACAGAAGGAGCCCACACAAAGTAAAGTCAAAGAACAAAATCCCCTGAGCCAAGATAAGGAGGGTAAGGCCGATTCTCCTACGGCTCCGGAGTCTTCAGCAGAAAACACCTCTGCAACATCACAAGATGCTtcaaataaagtgaaaataGGCAAAGATTCAGAGAAAGACTGCTCAGAGAAGACCAAAGGAGCTCCGACATTATCTGGTCCCAGAGAGAAGGCACATGTGAAAGAAGATACAAAGCAGCTTTTGGAGGACTCTgactcagagagagagctggttATAGACCTTGGAGAGGACCAGGGAGGCAAggacaggaagaggagcaggaaaaataacaacattgCTAAAGAATCATCTGCAAGTAAACTTGAAG GTAAAGCCCAGACCCCATCAGCAGTCCCTTCTCAAAGCAGTGCAGCTCCCTCCACAGCCTCCAATGCTTCCACGCAGTCCCCTATGGCAATCCCTGTCCCTATGGTCTCCTTCACTACTCCTTCTCCTGCCACTGCAAGCCTTACAACCGTGTCCAGTGCCACTGCAAacaccccctcctccacctcctcctcgcCTTCAGCCTCCGCAACACCCGCATTGAAgaaacagcgccctctgctgccCAGAGAGACAGTGCCGGTTGTGCAGAGAGCTGTGGTGTGGAATACAACAGCCAAATTTCAGACCTCCTCTCAGAAGTGGCACATGCAGAAGGTGCAGCGTCAGCAACAGAACCAGCAACCGGTGGCAGCCACACAGATGCAGGCATCCTCTCCCAGGCAAGGCCAGGCTCAAGTGCTGACCCAGACACAGGCCGCTGGGAACAGCTCAACAGCCGTATCCTCATCTTCAACACAGCAGTCTTCACAAAGCACACGCTATCAGACCAGACAGGCCGTAAAAG CTGTTCAACAAAAAGACCCCCCGATCAGCACATCCACCTCGGCTGTAACCCTTGTGTCCAGTAGTCCAGCTTCTGTTTCCATTATGGCAGCTTCAGGTTCAGGCACAGCTGCTACATCTACGCCAGTGGCAACAGACCTCTATATTCCCACTGCCTCAGCAGATGTGGCTGCAGACATTGCCAAGTACACAAATAAA ATAATGGATGCAATAAAAGGTACAATGACAGAAATATACAACGACCTTTCGAAGAGCACTTCAGGGAATACAATAGCTGAG atAAGACGACTAAGAATCGAAATAGAAAAATTGCAATGGCTTCATCAACAAGAGTTGTCCGAAATGAAGCACAATCTTG AGCTGACAATGGCTGAGATGAGGCAAAGTctggagcaggagagagagcggTTGGTGACTGAGGTGAAGAAACAGATGGAGCTAGAGAAGCAGCAAGCAGTGGATGAGACAAAGAAGAAACAGTGGTGTGCTAACTGCAGAAAAGAGGCCATCTTCTACTGCTGCTGGAACACCAGCTACTGTGATTACCCCTGCCAGCAGGCCCACTGGCCTGAACACATGAAGTCCTGCACCCAGTCAG CCACGGCCCCGCAGCAAGAACCTGAGGCTGAGTCAACAGCTGACCCCCCAAACAAAGGTTTAGGACAGACGAGCAGTGGCTCTAATTCTCTCAGAGACACGCCGGTCTCTGCACCGACTGACAAAGactgtgacatggagaagagcACTGACAATGTTGCTGTCACTTTGTCCTAA
- the zmynd8 gene encoding MYND-type zinc finger-containing chromatin reader ZMYND8 isoform X5 has translation MHPQSVAEDEGQFETKTEEMEISTRSKDTGSTERMTHKRKIPSPSHSSNGHSSAETSPCPVKKKKKPGALGNSKDQSELRHGPFYYVKQPALTSDPVDVVPQDGRNDFYCWLCHREGQVLCCELCPRVYHAKCLKLPAEPEGDWFCPECEKITVAECIETQSKAMMMLTIEQLSYLLKFALQKMKQPGTEPFQKPVSLEQHPDYAEYIFHPMDLCTLEKNIKKKMYGCTEAFLADAKWILHNCIIYNGGNHKLTATAKVIVKICEHEMNEIEVCPECYLSACQKRDNWFCEPCSNPHPLVWAKLKGFPFWPAKALRDKDGQVDARFFGQHDRAWVPLNNCYLMSKEIPFSVKKTKSIFNSAMQEMEVYVENMRKKFGVFNYASFRTPYTPDNNFQMLLDPSNPSSTPVKPEKQEKIKLSFDMTASPKIALSRTMLSGVGVGGSTTGRRLPLSEMPRSPMSTNSSAHTGSDGEQESADKSQSKAPNNQFITGEESMDCAASPANPRAGPAGSSLESPKPFHSPAPGILKQEKTPATGSILNLNLDRSKAEMDLKELSETVQQKQEAKPVLTSPKRQIKSRFQLNLDKTIESCKAQLGIDEISVDVYKGVEQSESEDSDKSDSSDSEYASDEEQRTKDGQDTEPSEEAQKEPTQSKVKEQNPLSQDKEGKADSPTAPESSAENTSATSQDASNKVKIGKDSEKDCSEKTKGAPTLSGPREKAHVKEDTKQLLEDSDSERELVIDLGEDQGGKDRKRSRKNNNIAKESSASKLEGKAQTPSAVPSQSSAAPSTASNASTQSPMAIPVPMVSFTTPSPATASLTTVSSATANTPSSTSSSPSASATPALKKQRPLLPRETVPVVQRAVVWNTTAKFQTSSQKWHMQKVQRQQQNQQPVAATQMQASSPRQGQAQVLTQTQAAGNSSTAVSSSSTQQSSQSTRYQTRQAVKAVQQKDPPISTSTSAVTLVSSSPASVSIMAASGSGTAATSTPVATDLYIPTASADVAADIAKYTNKIMDAIKGTMTEIYNDLSKSTSGNTIAEIRRLRIEIEKLQWLHQQELSEMKHNLELTMAEMRQSLEQERERLVTEVKKQMELEKQQAVDETKKKQWCANCRKEAIFYCCWNTSYCDYPCQQAHWPEHMKSCTQSATAPQQEPEAESTADPPNKGLGQTSSGSNSLRDTPVSAPTDKDCDMEKSTDNVAVTLS, from the exons TGTGGCAGAGGACGAAGGACAATTTGAGACTAAAACAGAAGAAATGGAGATCTCAACACGGTCCAAAG ACACAGGGTCAACAGAGAGGATGACCCATAAACGTAAGATACCGAGTCCTTCTCACTCATCCAATGGCCACTCCTCTGCTGAAACCTCCCCCTGCCcagtgaaaaagaagaagaaaccaggTGCTCTTGGCAACAGCAAAGACCAG TCAGAACTAAGACATGGTCCCTTTTACTATGTGAAGCAGCCAGCACTCACATCAGACCCTGTTGATGTTGTACCGCAGGACGGCAGGAATGACTTCTACTGCTGGTTGTGCCACCGCGAGGGCCAGGTGCTCTGCTGTGAGCTCTGCCCCAGGGTGTACCACGCCAAGTGCCTCAAACTACCAGCTGAGCCCGAGGGCGACTGGTTCTGTCCGGAGTGTGAG AAAATAACAGTCGCTGAGTGTATAGAGACACAAAGCAAAGCCATGATGATGCTAACTATAGAGCAGCTGTCTTACCTTCTTAAGTTTGCCCTTCAGAAGATGAAGCAGCCGGGT ACCGAACCCTTCCAGAAACCTGTATCTCTCGAACAACATCCAGATTACGCAGAGTACATTTTTCACCCTATGGATCTTTGCACGCTAGAGAAG aatattaaaaagaaaatgtatggcTGCACAGAGGCGTTCTTGGCGGATGCAAAATGGATTTTGCACAACTGTATTATATACAATGGAG GCAATCACAAACTTACAGCAACTGCTAAAGTGATAGTAAAAATCTGTGAACATGAG ATGAACGAGATTGAAGTGTGTCCTGAGTGTTACCTGTCTGCTTGCCAGAAGAGAGACAACTGGTTCTGTGAGCCTTGT agtaATCCACACCCTCTTGTGTGGGCTAAACTGAAAGGCTTTCCATTCTGGCCTGCTAAAGCTCTGCGCGATAAGGATGGACAGGTGGATGCACGGTTTTTTGGTCAGCATGACAG GGCTTGGGTTCCATTAAACAATTGCTACCTCATGTCAAAAGAGATTCCATTTTCTGTGAAGAAGACCAAAAGCATCTTCAACAGCGCCATGCAGGAGATGGAGGTCTATGTggaaaacatgagaaagaagtTTGGGGTCTTTAACTATGCCTCCTTCAGGACACCCTACACTCCTGACAATAACTTCCAGATGCTGCTGGATCCCTCGAACCCGTCATCAACACCTGTCAAACCTGAGAAACAGGAGAAGATCAAGCTGAGTTTTGATATGACTGCATCGCCGAAGATTGCATTGTCCAGGACCATGTTATCTGGGGTTGGTGTGGGAGGGAGCACCACAGGCAGGCGGCTTCCTCTCAGTGAGATGCCTCGTTCTCCCATGAGCACCAACTCCTCTGCCCACACGGGTTCAGATGGGGAACAGGAGTCAGCAGACAAGTCCCAATCAAAGGCTCCAAACAACCAGTTCATCACAGGAGAGGAGTCCATGGACTGTGCAG CATCACCTGCCAATCCCAGAGCCGGTCCTGCAGGCAGTTCCTTGGAAAGCCCTAAACCATTTCACTCTCCAGCTCCTGGCATCCTCAAGCAGGAGAAAACACCAGCGACTGGCAGCATTCTGAACCTTAATTTAG ACAGGAGCAAGGCTGAAATGGACCTGAAGGAGCTAAGTGAAACAGTTCAGCAGAAACAAGAAGCCAAACCAGTCCTCACGTCTCCAAAAAGACAGATCAAGAGCCGTTTCCAGCTGAACTTGGACAAAACGATTGAGAGTTGCAAGGCACAGCTTG GTATAGACGAGATCTCTGTTGATGTGTATAAAGGTGTGGAACAGAGTGAATCAGAAGACTCAGACAAGTCTGACTCCAGCGACAGCGAGTATGCCAGTGATGAGGAACAAAGGACTAAGGATGGTCAGGATACAGAACCCAGTGAAGAAGCACAGAAGGAGCCCACACAAAGTAAAGTCAAAGAACAAAATCCCCTGAGCCAAGATAAGGAGGGTAAGGCCGATTCTCCTACGGCTCCGGAGTCTTCAGCAGAAAACACCTCTGCAACATCACAAGATGCTtcaaataaagtgaaaataGGCAAAGATTCAGAGAAAGACTGCTCAGAGAAGACCAAAGGAGCTCCGACATTATCTGGTCCCAGAGAGAAGGCACATGTGAAAGAAGATACAAAGCAGCTTTTGGAGGACTCTgactcagagagagagctggttATAGACCTTGGAGAGGACCAGGGAGGCAAggacaggaagaggagcaggaaaaataacaacattgCTAAAGAATCATCTGCAAGTAAACTTGAAG GTAAAGCCCAGACCCCATCAGCAGTCCCTTCTCAAAGCAGTGCAGCTCCCTCCACAGCCTCCAATGCTTCCACGCAGTCCCCTATGGCAATCCCTGTCCCTATGGTCTCCTTCACTACTCCTTCTCCTGCCACTGCAAGCCTTACAACCGTGTCCAGTGCCACTGCAAacaccccctcctccacctcctcctcgcCTTCAGCCTCCGCAACACCCGCATTGAAgaaacagcgccctctgctgccCAGAGAGACAGTGCCGGTTGTGCAGAGAGCTGTGGTGTGGAATACAACAGCCAAATTTCAGACCTCCTCTCAGAAGTGGCACATGCAGAAGGTGCAGCGTCAGCAACAGAACCAGCAACCGGTGGCAGCCACACAGATGCAGGCATCCTCTCCCAGGCAAGGCCAGGCTCAAGTGCTGACCCAGACACAGGCCGCTGGGAACAGCTCAACAGCCGTATCCTCATCTTCAACACAGCAGTCTTCACAAAGCACACGCTATCAGACCAGACAGGCCGTAAAAG CTGTTCAACAAAAAGACCCCCCGATCAGCACATCCACCTCGGCTGTAACCCTTGTGTCCAGTAGTCCAGCTTCTGTTTCCATTATGGCAGCTTCAGGTTCAGGCACAGCTGCTACATCTACGCCAGTGGCAACAGACCTCTATATTCCCACTGCCTCAGCAGATGTGGCTGCAGACATTGCCAAGTACACAAATAAA ATAATGGATGCAATAAAAGGTACAATGACAGAAATATACAACGACCTTTCGAAGAGCACTTCAGGGAATACAATAGCTGAG atAAGACGACTAAGAATCGAAATAGAAAAATTGCAATGGCTTCATCAACAAGAGTTGTCCGAAATGAAGCACAATCTTG AGCTGACAATGGCTGAGATGAGGCAAAGTctggagcaggagagagagcggTTGGTGACTGAGGTGAAGAAACAGATGGAGCTAGAGAAGCAGCAAGCAGTGGATGAGACAAAGAAGAAACAGTGGTGTGCTAACTGCAGAAAAGAGGCCATCTTCTACTGCTGCTGGAACACCAGCTACTGTGATTACCCCTGCCAGCAGGCCCACTGGCCTGAACACATGAAGTCCTGCACCCAGTCAG CCACGGCCCCGCAGCAAGAACCTGAGGCTGAGTCAACAGCTGACCCCCCAAACAAAGGTTTAGGACAGACGAGCAGTGGCTCTAATTCTCTCAGAGACACGCCGGTCTCTGCACCGACTGACAAAGactgtgacatggagaagagcACTGACAATGTTGCTGTCACTTTGTCCTAA